The genomic stretch AATATTTTCAGAATTAAGAAAAACTTGAGCACCATCAATCCTTAGTATGAGAACATTAGAAATAGTTTCAACAGGTTCATGGAATCTTATATCTTTATATAACCTTGTACCTTTTACACGACCTAATTCAACAATATGTGGGTTGTAAATATTATATAATATTCCTAAAACAGAAATTACAACACCAACAACAACACCTTGCAAAATTCCTAAAAATAAAACTCCTCCAGCTGTAACTATAGCATAAATAAACTCTTTTTTACTTATTACATAATATCTTTTTAGTTCTTTCAAATTAAAAATCTTAGTAACAGCTACAATTATAATAGCAGCTAAAATAGTCTCAGGAAGATGACTAAAAAATTCTGTGAAAAATAAGATTACAATAATAACAATTAAAGCAGAAACCAAACTTGAAAAAGGAGATTGTGAACCAGATTCTTCATTGATTGCAGACCTTGAGAAGCTTCCACCAACTGGAAATCCTTGAGCAATACTAGATGAAATATTAGATAATCCCAAAGCAAGAAGTTCTTTGTTACTATCTGCTGAATCATCATCTCTCTTTAAACCTAATATTTTAGTAGTACCCATTCCCTCAACATAACTTAAAATAAAACAAAATCCTGCTAAATAAACGATAAGCCCCAAATCAATGTTAGGTATTTTTGGAATTTCAAACATAGGTAAACCTGCAGGAATATTCCCCACTAAACTAACACCTAACCAACTTAAATCTATAAAAGAAAATAATAATATAGGAACAGCCACAATTATTAAAGCATTAGGGAGTTTAGATAGATATTTCTCACTTAAAAGAAGATAAACAATTGATATTATCCCAATAGCTAATGTAACTATATTAATCTCATAAATATGAGTTCCAATAAAAGCTATTCTGCTAAAAAAGCCTCCAGCCGCACCATCTATACCCATTAATTTAGATAATTGTGTTGCCATTATATAAACAGCAGCACCAGCAGAAAAACCAGTTAAAACACTTCTAGATATTACTCTTGAAATAAATTCCATGTGAAGTATCCAAGCTACAATAGAAAAAATACCTACTAACAACCCTACAAAGGATGCAATAGCCCAAAAATTAGAAGGATTAACAATAGTCATAGTTCCAATAGTAGAACCAACTAAAATAGATAATGCAGATGTTGGACCAATAGAAAGTTGATTAGATGTTCCAAAAATAAAATAAACAAGTAAGGCAGCAAAAGCAGCATAAAGACCTGCTTGAGGAGGTAAACCTGCTAAAGAAGAATAAGCAATAGCTTCTGGAATAGTTATTGCTCCAACTGTTATTCCAGCTATAACATCAAGTCTTAAAAACTTTTTATTATAACTTCTCCCCCATTTAAGAATAGGAAATAGTTCTTTAACTTCTTTTAACATGATATTCCCCATTTTAAAAAAATTTTCTGAATGGAAAACTTTAATGGAAAACCTTAAAATAAATTATTTAATTAAATAATAATATTTTATTAATAAGTAGTTTATAATAAAGTATTTTATAATAAATTAGTTTATTAATTAAGTAATAAATAATTTATGCTAATATATAAATAATGACTATATATTTAATCAATACAAGATATTAAAAAATTTATCAATCACAGATCAAAATATGAATTTAAAAAATAATAAAAAAATAAAGATAAAATAATAAAAAATATAAAAAAATAAATCTAAAAAAGAAGTAGTTAAAAAATTAAAAAGAAAAAAATAATTCTTTTTTTAAAGTTTAAAAAAATTTTAAATATTTTTACAGATTAAATAATAAAAATCTCTTTTAAAGTGCCTGAAAAAATAGTCATAACTCCATTCAATATTATAATTTTATTTTCCGTGCAGATTTAACACTTTTAAATAAACTATTACCTGTAAAAAGAGTTTTAATAGTTAATTTTCCATGTTTTTTAGTATATTTGAATAAAGCTATTCCTTTACTATTAGTTTTAGCTTTTCCAACATATTTTGATTTAACATAAAATTTAACCCATTTAAGTTTCAATGCTTTTCTTTTAAACTTTAATGTAACCTTAATTCTCTTTTTATACAGTTTGCTACTTAAAACCATGGAAATTTTAGCTTTAGATGGTGTTTTTGATATAATATTTGATGTTTTATTATTGTATTCAGAATCACCAGCGAAAACAGATTTAAAGGTCAGTTTCTTTGTAGAATCAATTTTATAATTAAAGGCAGCTATTCCATTAGAATCAGTTTTTTTACTACCAACAAGTTTATTGTTAACATAAAACTTAACTAACTTACCTTTCAAAGCCAAACCATTAGTACCCTTGGTTAACTTAGATTTCAATTTAATAGTTTCACCATAAGTAAATTTACCAGAAACAGCTAAAGTAGAAACCACATTAAACCTATTAACATTAAAACTAGTAGAATTAACAAAATCTTCATAATTAGAATTCTCAAACAAACTAACAATCACATCAAAAGTACCAGCACGAGTAGCTATATAATTTAAATTCCAAAAACCAGCTTCATTAACATGCACTAACTCAGTATGACCATCAACAGTAACATTAACACTATCAATTCCAGTATAATTAGCTAAATGACCACTAATAACAATATTATCACCAACAAAAACACTTGAAGAATCAATAATTATAGTACTATTGGTATCAGCTTTTAAAACATTAAAACTAGTAGAATTAACAAAATTTTCATAATATGGATTTTCAAGTAAGTTAACAATCACAGTAATAATTCCAACATGAGGAGCTTTATAATTAAGACTCCAAACACCATTATAACCTATATTAACCTCATAATCATCACCATCAACAGTAACAATTAATTTATCAGAACCATTACCAAAATAACCATCTAAATGACCACCAATAATAACATTACCACCAACATTCACACTAAAAGGACTAACAACTATATTTGAATTAGTAATATTTTTAAGCACAATAAAACTAGTATTATTTGTAAAACTTGTATAATTCTCATTACCAGAATAATCAACTAATACAAAGATATTTCCTGTAGAATACGTAGTATAATTAAGACTCCAAACACCATTATAACCTATATTAACCTCATAATCATCACCATCAACAGTAACAATTAATGTATCAGAACCATTACCAAAATAGCCATCTAAATGGCCACCAATAATAACATTACCACCAACATTCACACTAAAAGGACTAACAATAATAGTTGAATTAGTTTCAAAAAACTTAGAATCAAAAGTAAAAGCTACAACCTGATCATTTAAAAAAGCATTTAAAACTTGATTACCACCAGATAATATATTAAAATCATGTGTAAATAAATCATCAGTACTAGTATTATAATCAACACCATTAAGAGTACCATTCACGATAAAATAAGGTAAATGCTCAACATTATCATTAACTAGAGTAGTATTCAATACTAAAAATGCAAAAATAACATTATCGCCTGGTTTAAGATTATCCAAACTAGTAAGATTAGTAATATTCAAAATATAATGATTAATAGTATTAATACCAAAAACTTTACCAGTTATATTATTTACTCCCCACCAATTATAATCAAAACGACTATTATAATTAGAACCACCAGTGAAATTCAAACCAAAAGAAGCAATAATACAATTATATTGAACACTGACATTAACACGACAGTTAGAATATAAACCAGTGAAATTCAAACCAGTTCCATCAGCATAAATAGTATTACTATTAATAGTAAAATTAGTTATAGTAATATTTGTAATTGGTATTGACCTAGTATCAAAATATTCGAAATAAAATCCATCACCAGAAGAATTTATAGTATTATTAAAAAAACTAACACCAACAATATTACCTTCAAAAGAATAAACATAAATACCACAAACCCCTCCAGTAATATTGTTTTTGGCGAAGGTAATTTGTGATTTGCTGTTTTCGTATGCAGACAGATACAACCCATAACCTGTACCTGTAATGTTATTGTTATTGAAGGATATATTTGTGTTGTTGCTACTGTATGAAGATAGTTGAACACCATTACCTGATGTTCCTTTGATGTTATTGTTATCAAATGATATATTGGAGTTTTTGCTACTGTATGAAAATAGATGAACACCACCACTAGTTCCTATAATAGTATTGTTAGTGAAAGATATATTGGTGTTACTGTTAATCGCTGCATCTAAAGAAACACCACCATAAGTCCCTATGATTTTGTTGTTGATAAAAGTTAATCGTGAGTTGTTACTGCTAGATATATCAAAAAAAACACCATATCTAGATTCACCTGTAATGTTGTTGTTAATGAAAGATATATTGGTGTTACTACCACTAGCTCCATACAAATAAATACCACCATAGGTTCCTGTGATGTTATTGTTGACCAAGGTTATATTGTTACTACAGCCAGCTCCACGAATACGAACACCATTAGAATCACTGAAACTATTACCTTTTATATTATTACCAATTAAAGAAACAGATATTTGACTATTATCAAGAGCAGAAATATAAATAGCCCCACGATTATAATTAGCAATTGAAGAAACAATAACATTATTTCCAATACTTATTCCTTTTAAATCATTACCAACACTACTTATATCAATACTGATACCATTAGTTGTAATATTATTACCATTAATCGTTAAATCACCATTATTCGATTGTATAGCTGTATCAAAACCAGTGATAGTTAAATTAATAATCTTAACCTTATTTGATGTAATATTAAACAAAATACCCGATCCTGATCCAGATATATTAACATTCTTGTTTTTACCTTGAATAGTAGCATTACGAGTAACATTAATCTGACCCAGAGTATAATTACCATCATCCTCCAAGTTAATAATCAGCTCATTATCAGAATCACTAGTAATAACATTCTGAAACTGCTCAGTAGTATTAGAAGAAGTCAAATTATAAGTACCTGCACTAACACTAGACAAAATAAACAAAAATAAGAAAGTTAATATAAACATAAACGAAATAAAACACTTATATCTAATTATATATCTAAATAAAATATTTTTCACTTTTTTTCACTTCCATTATAAATCGACAATATAAGAAAAATGAACACAATAAGAACATTCACTATGCTACAGATATAATATAAAAATACTCCTATAAAAAGATTACTATCTAAAATAAAAAATAGCTACCCACACCCCCCAGTATTTAAATTAAAAT from Methanobrevibacter arboriphilus JCM 13429 = DSM 1125 encodes the following:
- a CDS encoding SulP family inorganic anion transporter produces the protein MLKEVKELFPILKWGRSYNKKFLRLDVIAGITVGAITIPEAIAYSSLAGLPPQAGLYAAFAALLVYFIFGTSNQLSIGPTSALSILVGSTIGTMTIVNPSNFWAIASFVGLLVGIFSIVAWILHMEFISRVISRSVLTGFSAGAAVYIMATQLSKLMGIDGAAGGFFSRIAFIGTHIYEINIVTLAIGIISIVYLLLSEKYLSKLPNALIIVAVPILLFSFIDLSWLGVSLVGNIPAGLPMFEIPKIPNIDLGLIVYLAGFCFILSYVEGMGTTKILGLKRDDDSADSNKELLALGLSNISSSIAQGFPVGGSFSRSAINEESGSQSPFSSLVSALIVIIVILFFTEFFSHLPETILAAIIIVAVTKIFNLKELKRYYVISKKEFIYAIVTAGGVLFLGILQGVVVGVVISVLGILYNIYNPHIVELGRVKGTRLYKDIRFHEPVETISNVLILRIDGAQVFLNSENIDNEILKRIKERKEISVLVLDMGNTDYLDMAGAENLELLHGILAKEGIELRLAHLNSPVRQLLWKMGLNKKLNMYKGIYPTIDDIVNNWEKKYYDEEEK
- a CDS encoding right-handed parallel beta-helix repeat-containing protein; this encodes MFILTFLFLFILSSVSAGTYNLTSSNTTEQFQNVITSDSDNELIINLEDDGNYTLGQINVTRNATIQGKNKNVNISGSGSGILFNITSNKVKIINLTITGFDTAIQSNNGDLTINGNNITTNGISIDISSVGNDLKGISIGNNVIVSSIANYNRGAIYISALDNSQISVSLIGNNIKGNSFSDSNGVRIRGAGCSNNITLVNNNITGTYGGIYLYGASGSNTNISFINNNITGESRYGVFFDISSSNNSRLTFINNKIIGTYGGVSLDAAINSNTNISFTNNTIIGTSGGVHLFSYSSKNSNISFDNNNIKGTSGNGVQLSSYSSNNTNISFNNNNITGTGYGLYLSAYENSKSQITFAKNNITGGVCGIYVYSFEGNIVGVSFFNNTINSSGDGFYFEYFDTRSIPITNITITNFTINSNTIYADGTGLNFTGLYSNCRVNVSVQYNCIIASFGLNFTGGSNYNSRFDYNWWGVNNITGKVFGINTINHYILNITNLTSLDNLKPGDNVIFAFLVLNTTLVNDNVEHLPYFIVNGTLNGVDYNTSTDDLFTHDFNILSGGNQVLNAFLNDQVVAFTFDSKFFETNSTIIVSPFSVNVGGNVIIGGHLDGYFGNGSDTLIVTVDGDDYEVNIGYNGVWSLNYTTYSTGNIFVLVDYSGNENYTSFTNNTSFIVLKNITNSNIVVSPFSVNVGGNVIIGGHLDGYFGNGSDKLIVTVDGDDYEVNIGYNGVWSLNYKAPHVGIITVIVNLLENPYYENFVNSTSFNVLKADTNSTIIIDSSSVFVGDNIVISGHLANYTGIDSVNVTVDGHTELVHVNEAGFWNLNYIATRAGTFDVIVSLFENSNYEDFVNSTSFNVNRFNVVSTLAVSGKFTYGETIKLKSKLTKGTNGLALKGKLVKFYVNNKLVGSKKTDSNGIAAFNYKIDSTKKLTFKSVFAGDSEYNNKTSNIISKTPSKAKISMVLSSKLYKKRIKVTLKFKRKALKLKWVKFYVKSKYVGKAKTNSKGIALFKYTKKHGKLTIKTLFTGNSLFKSVKSARKIKL